A region of Saimiri boliviensis isolate mSaiBol1 chromosome 8, mSaiBol1.pri, whole genome shotgun sequence DNA encodes the following proteins:
- the ARHGAP31 gene encoding rho GTPase-activating protein 31 — protein MKNKGAKQKLKRKGAASAFGCDLTEYLESSGQDVPYVLKSCAEFIETHGIVDGIYRLSGVTSNIQRLRQEFGSDQCPDLTREVYLQDIHCVGSLCKLYFRELPNPLLTYELYEKFTEAVSHCPEEGQLARIQNVIQELPPSHYRTLEYLIRHLAHIASFSSKTNMHARNLALVWAPNLLRSKEIEATGCNGDAAFLAVRVQQVVIEFILNHVDQIFNNCAPGSLENDENRPIMKSLTLPALSLPMKLVSLEEAQARSLATNHPARKERRENSLPEIVPPMGTLFHTVLELPDNKRKLSSKSKKWKSIFNLGRSGSDSKSKLSRNGSVFVRGQRLSVEKATIRPAKSMDSLCSVPVEGKEAKGNFNRTVTTGGFFIPATKMHPTGTGSSCDLSNQEGEWGQEGMPPGAEGGFDVSTDRGHLQGAQTRPPPEQLKVFRPVEDPEGEQTAPKMLGMFYTSNDSPSKSVFTSSLFQMEPSPRHQRKALNISEPFAVSVPLRVSAVISTNSTPCRTPPKELQSLSSLEEFSFHGSESGGWPEDEKPLGAETATASVPKKAALEDAKPVPEAPGAVECSKGLSEELGTHLEEKKTPESSLGSQHSSELEKRPNPEKVVEEGQEVDQVGSSTLQKSPGARAEAVILHEMDEDDLANALIWPEIQQELKIIESEEELSSLPPPALKTSPIQPVLESSLGPFAPPEPPGSLPYGPFCASGSTPLEVWTRDPANQSTQGASTAANREKLELEQGVHPNLASLVPLEIVPFETASPQATGKVGGPGNLSPSVPPAAPRPTPLEEAPPVLLSKGSPEREDSSRKWGTYPYVDQRESQDSPGISSPCQGEEATPRQNDKLNSKNAASEGKICDFPSPTREAEITSQGEEDVAHSVQEPSDCDEDDTVTDIAQHGLEMVEPWEEPQWVTSPLHSPTLKDVHETQVQGLQGHRLEKRLSHRPSLRQSHSLDSRPPVKSQWTLEVPSSSSCANLETDRNSDPLQPQTPRREITGWDEKALRSFKEFSGLKGAEALPNQKGPSGMQTKPAETSPTSLAEGKELGTHLGHSSPQIRQSGVPGPESSKESSPSIQDSPLLVEHPIKLQLKSTECGPPKGKHRPSSLNLDPAIPIADLFWFENAASFSSPGMQVSEPEDPKVTWMTSSYCKADPWRVYSQDPQDLDIVAHVLTGRRNSAPVSVSAVRTSFMVKMCQARAVPVIPPKIQYTQIPQPLPSQSSEESGAPPLERSQEEPSSTSGATQKPAKDDSASSLESPKEEKPKQDPGAIKSSPVEATAPCLCEGPTLSLEPGSPNLLSTQDATVQCRKRTSETEPSGDNLLSSKLERPSGGSKPFHRSRPGRPQSLILFSPPFPVMDHLPPSSTVTDSKVLLSPIRSPTQTVSPGLLCGELAENTWVTPEGVTLRNKMTIPKNGQRLETSTSCFYQPQRRSVILDGRSGRQIE, from the exons GAGGCAGTGTCGCATTGCCCGGAAGAAGGCCAACTGGCCCGAATCCAAAATGTTATCCAGGAGCTTCCCCCATCCCACTATAG GACCTTGGAATACCTGATTCGACACCTGGCCCACATTGCCTCCTTCAGCAGCAAGACCAACATGCACGCCCGGAACCTGGCCCTGGTGTGGGCTCCAAACCTCCTCAG GTCTAAAGAAATTGAAGCCACTGGTTGCAATGGAGATGCAGCTTTCCTTGCAGTCCGGGTCCAGCAGGTGGTGATTGAGTTCATACTGAATCATGTTGATCAAATCTTTAACAACTGTGCACCTGGGTCTCTGGAGAATGATG AAAACCGGCCCATCATGAAAAGCCTGACCTTGCCGGCCCTCTCCCTGCCCATGAAGCTGGTGAGCCTGGAGGAAGCTCAGGCCCGCAGCCTGGCCACTAACCATCCTGCTCgcaaagaaaggagggaaaacagCCTGCCTGAGATTGTCCCTCCCATGGGCACCCTCTTCCACACTGTCCTTGAATTACCTGACAACAA GCGAAAGCTCTCCAGTAAATCAAAGAAGTGGAAATCAATATTTAACCTGGGACGTTCTGGATCGGACTCCAAATCAAAGCTGAGTAGAAATGGGAGTGTGTTTGTGAGAGGACAGAGGCTCTCGG tGGAAAAGGCTACCATCCGACCGGCTAAAAGCATGGACTCACTGTGTTCAGTGCCTGTGGAAG GAAAAGAAGCCAAGGGAAATTTCAATCGAACAGTTACCACCGGTGGATTTTTCATTCCAGCAACAAAAATGCACCCCACCGGCACCGGCAGCTCATGTGACCTCAGCAATCAGGAGGGCGAATGGGGCCAGGAGGGGATGCCTCCAGGGGCTGAGGGTGGCTTCGATGTGAGCACCGATCGCGGCCATCTCCAGGGCGCTCAGACCCGGCCCCCACCAGAACAGCTGAAGGTTTTCCGGCCTGTTGAGGATCCCGAGGGGGAGCAAACAGCCCCAAAGATGCTGGGTATGTTCTACACTTCGAACGACAGCCCCAGCAAATCCGTCTTTACCAGCAGCCTCTTCCAGATGGAGCCCTCGCCGCGTCACCAGCGCAAGGCACTGAACATCTCTGAGCCCTTTGCGGTGTCCGTGCCGCTCCGCGTGTCAGCCGTCATCAGCACCAACAGCACGCCGTGCAGAACACCCCCAAAGGAGCTGCAGTCTCTTTCCAGCCTAGAAGAGTTTTCTTTTCATGGGTCGGAGAGTGGAGGCTGGCCAGAAGACGAGAAGCCACTGGGAGCTGAGACTGCTACAG CTTCTGTACCTAAGAAGGCAGCTCTTGAAGATGCCAAGCCAGTACCTGAAGCACCGGGGGCAGTGGAATGCAGCAAAGGCCTGTCCGAGGAGCTAGGCACCCACCTAGAGGAGAAGAAAACCCCAGAAAGCTCCTTGGGCTCTCAACATTCAAGTGAATTAGAGAAGAGGCCAAATCCAGAGAAGGTGGTGGAGGAGGGACAAGAGGTTGACCAGGTGGGGTCAAGCACCCTGCAGAAGAGCCCTGGGGCCAGAGCTGAAGCTGTGATTCTCCATGAGATG GATGAAGATGATTTGGCCAATGCCCTGATCTGGCCTGAGATTCAACAGGAGTTGAAAATTATTGAATCTGAGGAGGAGCTCTCATCATTGCCACCACCTGCTCTGAAGACCAGCCCAATTCAGCCTGTTCTTGAGTCGAGCCTGGGGCCCTTTGCTCCCCCAGAGCCTCCTGGGAGCTTACCTTATGGCCCCTTCTGTGCTTCAGGCTCCACCCCTCTGGAGGTGTGGACTAGGGATCCAGCCAATCAGAGCACACAGGGGGCTTCCACAGCAGCCAATAGAGAGAAACTGGAGCTTGAGCAGGGCGTGCATCCAAACCTCGCCAGCCTGGTTCCTCTGGAAATAGTTCCATTTGAGACCGCGTCTCCTCAAGCAACAGGAAAAGTGGGAGGCCCAGGGAATCTGTCTCCTTCAGTCCCACCTGCTGCTCCCCGTCCAACTCCTCTGGAGGAGGCACCTCCAGTCCTGCTTTCAAAGGGCAGCCCAGAGAGAGAAGACTCATCTAGGAAATGGGGGACATATCCCTACGTAGACCAGCGGGAGTCCCAAGACAGCCCTGGGATCTCTAGCCCCTGTCAGGGAGAGGAAGCCACCCCAAGACAAAATGACAAGCTAAATTCAAAGAATGCTGCTTCTGAGGGGAAAATATGTGATTTTCCAAGCCcaaccagggaggctgagatcaCCTCACAAGGAGAGGAGGATGTAGCCCATTCAGTACAAGAGCCTTCAGACTGTGATGAAGATGACACTGTGACAGACATTGCCCAGCATGGCCTGGAGATGGTGGAGCCCTGGGAGGAGCCCCAGTGGGTGACCAGTCCCCTTCACTCCCCCACCCTGAAAGACGTGCACGAGACCCAGGTACAGGGCCTTCAGGGTCACCGATTGGAGAAGAGGCTTTCCCACAGGCCCAGCCTTCGTCAGAGCCATTCTCTAGATAGCAGACCCCCAGTTAAAAGCCAGTGGACTCTCGAGGTTCCCTCCTCCAGCAGCTGTGCTAATCTTGAAACAGACAGGAATTCTGACCCTCTGCAGCCCCAGACACCCAGGAGAGAGATTACTGGATGGGATGAGAAAGCTCTGAGGTCCTTCAAAGAGTTCTCTGGCCTCAAAGGGGCAGAGGCTCTTCCCAACCAGAAGGGACCAAGTGGTATGCAAACCAAGCCAGCAGAAACCAGCCCCACCAGCCTAGCAGAGGGAAAGGAGCTGGGGACACACCTGGGGCACAGCAGTCCACAGATTAGGCAGAGTGGTGTTCCTGGGCCAGAGAGCAGCAAGGAGAGTTCACCCAGTATACAGGACAGCCCTTTACTTGTAGAGCACCCCATAAAGTTACAGCTGAAGAGCACAGAGTGTGGGCCCCCAAAAGGGAAACATAGGCCTTCTTCCCTCAACTTGGACCCTGCTATTCCCATTGCTGACCTCTTCTGGTTTGAGAATGCGGCCTCATTTAGTTCACCTGGAATGCAGGTCTCTGAGCCAGAAGACCCAAAGGTCACATGGATGACCTCATCTTACTGTAAAGCAGACCCCTGGAGGGTTTACTCCCAGGACCCCCAAGACCTGGACATTGTGGCTCATGTGCTGACAGGCCGCCGTAACTCAGCTCCTGTGAGTGTGTCAGCTGTGAGAACCTCCTTCATGGTCAAAATGTGCCAGGCCAGGGCGGTCCCCGTCATCCCACCCAAGATTCAGTACACCCAGATCCCACAGCCTCTGCCCTCTCAGAGCTCAGAGGAGAGTGGGGCTCCACCTCTGGAGAGGAGCCAAGAGGAACCCAGCTCAACCAGTGGGGCCACTCAGAAACCTGCCAAAGATGATTCTGCCTCCTCCCTGGAAAGcccaaaggaagaaaaaccaaAGCAAGATCCCGGTGCCATTAAGTCCTCACCAGTggaagccactgcaccctgcctgtgTGAGGGACCCACCCTTTCTCTAGAACCAGGCTCGCCTAACCTGCTCTCGACGCAGGACGCAACAGTGCAATGCAGAAAGCGCACTTCAGAGACAGAGCCATCTGGGGACAACCTTCTTTCTTCAAAACTGGAGCGACCATCTGGGGGGTCTAAGCCTTTCCACAGGTCAAGGCCAGGAAGACCTCAGAGCCTAATCCTATTCAGTCCTCCTTTCCCCGTTATGGACCACCTGCCCCCCTCATCCACAGTGACAGATTCCAAAGTCCTGCTGTCCCCTATCAGAAGTCCCACTCAGACAGTTTCCCCTGGCCTTCTTTGTGGAGAGCTGGCAGAAAACACATGGGTCACACCAGAAGGGGTTACACTTAGGAATAAAATGACCATCCCTAAGAATGGCCAGAGACTAGAGACCTCAACCAGCTGTTTTTACCAGCCCCAGCGGAGATCGGTGATTCTGGATGGAAGAAGTGGGAGACAAATAGAATGA